tatgaatttatttgcaaattatggtggaaaataagtatgtacatgtaggtaggggtaaagttactaggcaACAGGATGGATGATAAACAGTAGCAGAAACCTATGTGGTGAaagtttgtgtgtagtgtgtgtgtgtgtgtgtgtgtgtgtaaaatagttAGTGCAACAACAAAAAGGCCAACGCAGTCAacgccatttgattagctatttagcagtcttgtttagcagtcttatggcttgggggtagaagctgttcagggtcctgttgggtccagacttggtgcactggtactgcttgctgtgcggcataagagagaacagtctgtggttTGCAGCAGgacacactgtagcaaaacgttttgcaacaaaaaacaaaaacaagttcCAGGTGGTAACTCCACATAAGAAAAAAAGCATCTCTCCTTACTGAACATGGTTTGGAAAgcaagcagaggagaggaggtcaaAAAGCTCAACATCCAAACCCTGTCACCTTTTACATACCAAACAGACATTACGCCTTGGCTGGAGAACATTTAAAATAATGTTCTTATGTCCCCAGCATCACTGCCAAACACCGGTGCAAAGTTTGACCGTGGAAATGCACTAATAGTGCTCCGGTTATAGTGACTCCGACATCTGAATGAACatgccacgcacacacacacacacacacacacccctaatgCAGTACCATCAACTATGGTGGAGCGTTATCAGGCCAGTGCAGTAGAGTTTGGCTCGGCTCTGGTCATTCTTGTGAGTAGGGTATAAGTgtctatttgttttatttttattgtgtCTCTGTGCCTAATTGGTCAATTAAAATCAGTAACAACATTGACAAAGTAGCAGACATTGCAGCCCTCCAGAACCAGAGACCCACCAAAAGGAAATACTTCTCCATTTCCAGGTGTCCATCTACTGTATTAGCTCAATAAAGCTTGTATTGATCTGGTGACTGAGTAGTTTCTCAATGGGACACCATCATGTATCATCATCCAACATCACTCGACAGATCCCAGTGACATCATTAACAGGAGTACTAGAGAAAAATAACCGTGTTATTCAGAGAATGCTCCATGGAATGAAGAAAAACAACTCATTCCACATTCCCTCATGACTCGCAAGCACATGACTATTCTATTTGCTCAGACAAAGGCGTCACACTGAAAAGGCAGCAGATGATCGGACAAGGAAAAGAACGCTGAACTAAAAGGGGGCTGATAGGATGTACTAAACTGTCATGTCACATGACCTATAACACCCCTAGTTACAAGGTCGCCATGATACAAAGACCCAGCCATTCTAAAGGCCGTCCCTGTCCACTTCCTCTGGTGAATAACGTACTTGTGTCGTGAGCAAGCCTCCTCTCATGTGtccccattcctccctccctccgtccctttCTCATGAGTGGGCCTGCCGGTGACATCTTTCCGGTGGTCTCTGACAGTCGTCATGCCAACACAGCAGACCTCAATCAGCCAATCAGGATCTCGGttggtgaaggggggggggggtccaccgCCCTCTCATCCTGAAGAGAAAGCTGTGGTCCAGCAAGTTAATACTaacctatcatcatcatcatcacacggAGGGCTACAATGGCAGATTTTAAAATGGGAGGGGCTGAGCTTACATTCCCCTTCTCGATATTAAATGGCAGATTTCTCTCCACCAAGACAAATGTGTTGGTGTCCATCGTTGTTTTGTTTAGCCTTAGTACTCATGAAAGCAGGTTGTCTGATCACACATTTCTGGATCTTAGCTGAATGAGGAATAAAACCTCTCCATGATCATTGGAGTTCCCTCCCAAATCTGCTGCATTCCTTTATAGTGTTGTACACCTTTTCTCTAATCACTATgctagacagacggacagacggacggacggacaggacaggacagacagacaggacagatgTGGGAAGTATTTGTTACAtgtattttaaatatgttttaaatGACTTGAGTATTTTGTAATTTGTATTGCACTGGGCTAGACTACACtccaatgtattttgtaacaagatAGTTTCGAGAgttaaaacatttcaaaatacttTCCTAtaccattttttaaaatgtatttcttaaATAGTGGTTCAACATTTTGTGGCCCCCTTTCACCCTGCATTGGTATCAGAAGTCTGATAGAACTATGGTGTGATAAGAGTGTATGCTAAATGAACTAAATataaaatgtacatgtaaaaattaacaattgcaaagcatgttgagtattattctaatgagcccCCCCCAAAggctattaataataataataataataataatacccagTGTGCTCTGCAGTTCATTTAGGTAGGTTCATTTTCACAACTACACTTAGGTAATTTtgcagacattcttatccagagtgacttagtcGCTGCACTCAACTAATCTAGATtaacaacatatcacagtcatagcaagtaaatGTTTCTATAAACATTACTGGGAATGTAGTTGCTGTTGGGGCTGCCtacttgcaaatgtatttctgtatttaaaaaTATACCAAATACATGCATTTTTATTAAATACATTCCAAACTACAAGCattttgtagtttattttgatacattgatctttatggtattttgtacccccccccatccctgcactcacacatacacacactcttgaGAGATGCTGTGTCTTAGGCTTGGCTATTGATTACTACAGCTATTAGGCCTATTTGGAAACATTGATTCACTATGCATGATGCAGGTCTCAGATCTAAATGAAACACCAGGATAAGAGCAAATCAATTATTTTTGTCTTTCTGTTTATTTTAGATACAAAACAATAGCCTTCATGTCCAATTACATCTGTTTGCAACAATAATGGCCTGAGAACCTGCACACGTGTAGCCTACAGCAGACAGGAATCTTTGGCTCCAGTAATTGAACCTTGCGGTCCGCAGGCACTGACGAGGCGCCAGGCTCGTGCCGCCACTGTATCCGAGGTTGTAATATACAGCCTCCAAAGCCTTGTCCTTACTAACACCTTAAATCCTAAGCTTGCTGATCATTGTCTGTGTAAATACTAGCCTACAAAGGCCTTGTCACTACTAATTGTGCACAAAGAgttcaataataacaataacgttaaagggatacttccggattttggcaatgaggccctttatctagtcagatgaacttgtggataccatttttatgtctctgtgtccagtatgaaagaagttagaggtagttttgcgagccaatgctaactcgagttacccatagacttccagtcattgcgctatcTACTAGCATGCTCATTGCTAAAATCCCCAAATATCCCTTTAACGAGAGGAAATCAAGCTCTGGTTATCACATTGATTTGTGGCGGACTGAAAATCATTCCATGCTTGACTATGGAGTTCTGAGATGGTTCCAAAATAGCCTGTCTGCATTTACACAGACAAAATCTTTTGCCAAGTAATGGtctcttgaccaatcagatcagatttTTATGAGAATTGACCTGCCTGTGCAGGCTGGTctcagactagacgtaacatggTAAACAAAAATATGTCCCGCTCAAATTAGTATATGTTATGTTACTTTTGGCATGGTTACCAGTACTCAGAATGCCTGGTGGTATTGATGGCCCGTCAATCACCCCTTGTGTGACTGAACATATTAATAATAATTCCTTTCTCCTGGCTGCCAATAAACCccctaacgttagccacctatcTACCAAGCTAATGttattggaattcgtaacatatcatacatattgCAAATTCATAACACATTGTATTAATTGCAATTCGTAAAATATCgtgaattgtaattcataacatatcatacaaaatagatggacatccacaaattaataaaTACTATACCATTTTGGTTAaatatgttacgtctacccctgactCCACGTtggcctgtgtaaacacagcctgttaaaaggggcaatctgcagttactACATCCATTTCTGGACAAACAAATTATTATATGTATCTATtgttcttgaagaatataatttataaatgcctcatgagcgtAACTCAACTGTCAAAATATAAGCTTTtcttactccaatgtttgtacacaaaataaatgtaaacaaacactatacagcCTCAAAAAAATGGTTCAAACTATAattgtgatatcatggatggtcagtccttgcatccatagctcggtCTATGAACATGATTGGTTACATTACTCCAGCCCCCCATTCCTCAGCTTTTTAGCGATACAGTGGCTGGGTGTgtggctttgttattgtttcaactactGATTGCTACTTTAACTGACATTTAGTAGTCTATAAAATAGGGGTCTTTAATTCAGTGGTAGCCATAACAATTTAATTGAACACATATGGTTTCCAAGCCAAGGTAGCTATAGTCAGTAGTGAAATATTATGATAGTCTGAAAACAATCATATTTATTCTGTGCGTCCCATTAACGTCCTTCCACTCAAATGTGTGCGTAAGCAGGGTATATAGCCTAGCCTATGGGGTTAACAGATTGCCTACTAATCAATCGGTTTGCTTTTAAATCCTACACATTGCTCGACTGTTTGTAGATATTttgttgtacacacacacaccacccgtgTCATCCACTCTTGAATTGTTAAAACGACGTGCTCAAATAAACGACACAAAACATGACCACTCACTCACCCAGCACACAAGCCTTAGGATCGTTTGAGGCTGTTGAAAGAACGTCAATGGGTCGAAGGCTCCTCCAGCCTTCCCCGCACCGTATGCTTGCATCCCTTGCATCACCCCCTCCATCTTCAGCTGCGGCTGGTGGTGATTTCCCCGTCTCCGAATTCAGTACCCAGTCTAAGACGTTAAATTACGTGGGCTTGTGCGCTCGTTCAGTGTACTGACCTTGGTATTATTATAACGCTGCCCGTTGTAACGGGATTGACTCGGTTTTAATTGATCCTAGTCTCTGCTCTGCCCTTTTGCCAATCCAAAACCTTCCGAACGTGGCTGCTTTCTGTGGTTTTGAAGCTAATTTATTTCCCTCAACAGCCTCTTCCCCTTCTAGGTTCCCTTTCTCATCTAAAGGGTTGAGAGAAAGAAGCCGAGCAGACACGCATTCTTGTGAGTAGCGAGTGCACGCATACGGCACAGTCAAGTTTTTGACGCGCACTCACTCTCGACAATCACAGCAAGCTCCTTGCCATTTTATTTTTACTGAGTCGCGCTCCTAACATAAAACATGATCTTATTCAATAACGGGGAAATAAACCTATCACTATTTAAAAAATGAGCCTACACGCTAGGACTTGAAGTGGGGAGAAACAAGCCCACTCACTTCAGGCTCAGATATTTATTATATGCTTGGGTGATCAGCGATCTCTTCCTGATTTACAAATTGGATCAACTGCTTTGCTCAATCTGTTCGTCTCCCCAGTCTATCGTGTCGGAGAGGCCCATGCCACCTGGCGGATAACTATTGGCAGTGGCTCTCACGAGGAAAAACATTGTTCATGActatgtaatgtgttgtgtttaaaTCTAGAATGTATCGTTCAAGTAATTTACTGACTCGTGTTTTTTAGTCCAGGGCATAAAGAGCCACCCAGAAACATATCCCATGAAAATGAGTAAAGCCTGCAAATATGACATTACCACGAAAAGATAGACATATAAGCCTATTGCTTTTTCTTCTTCAGAGCCAACAATGACattaggacaataaataaatagaaCAACTATTGTAAGTGAGCTGCTGATGCCAACCACACAGTACAAATTCCAAGCATGCAGATTACTTGTTAAATTCTTTAATTATTGGATTGTATATTAACATCATTAATAACAAGCAATAAAAGTTAGCAAAGATTTGCCTCAGAAATATAGATCTGAGAGGGAAAGTAGGTGGCGCCAGTTTACCATAACAGCACATCATCCCTCTGTCTGTTGCCTTGGAGACAACAACTGCCCTTCTATAAGCACTcaaacagtaggcctataggAATTATGATTAGCCAGGCATTCACATATATAAAAAGAACGGTGTAAAAAAAGTAAACAAAAGAACCTTGCTCAAGTCATATTTATTCAGAACACAACACGCCCCGTTTACACCGTTTAACTTCCACTGACCTGTGTTTCCAGCACTGACACCATTGTGTGGGAGGCTGTGATTTGTCAGAATTCTCAGATGCCGCACTTGCTAATATGGGGAGTTACATCAGTGGCTTGCCCTGCACTGACAGAGGTGGAGAGACTTGACACACCTTCAAAGCTCTGACTGTCTTGTTTATAGACATCAAACACCAGTATTATCCTTGACCTCAGAACAATTTCTGatgacaaatgtaaaaaaaaaatgctaattgAATTGAACACTCCACATAGACCACGCAATTCAGTAGTGCCTCGTAGGGCCATTATAACTATTAGTGTTCTTGTGCCAACCTCATCCCTTAAATGACAGGACGTTAACTTCATCCCCCCAAAAACAAACATAAAATCTCTGAAATAGTCTAAGGGGATTCCATATCAGAGCTGAGCTGGTTTATTCACAGAGACAGGTGGCTCAATTCTGCAAACTTAAGCATCAAACCATTTTGAAGGTGAGAgaagcaaaacaaaacaaaacagcagAAATGCTTATGAGAGGAGGAACATGCATGTTTGTTGTGATCCTGAGTCTCACACCACAGGGAAACCACTTCACATAATAGTATCAACTCGGTAAATCAAAACATGGCAAGTAATCAAGCCTTAAAAAGAGCCTTTCAAGGGTCATTCACATACATTTGaatggagaaaggggagagagagagagagagagagagcagtgacaGTGTTGTTATCAATTAAAACATATGTGGGTTTACAACATGGATTGTGACAATACAGGTTTGAAATCAAGAGGACCATTGCTGTGCATCTTAGGCAAGGTCCTGAACCTGATTTGCTTTATGCCGTGCTGTATATTAGTCCACAAGGCAACGTGATAGAACTTCAACTGGACTTTATGAACCTGATTAGCGAGTGCTTGGCTTGATTGCCTTCAAATGACCCCTGATCATGAAGGCTGAGTGCTGTTTGTTTAAATCAAAGTCGATTTGCTAACGATAGCTTGACATTGTGTATGACTCAATATCATAACCTGAAAATAATGAGCAAAACATGTTACAGAGTATGTGTTAAACCCCCTGTTAAGCCAGTACAATGGTTGTTACTGCTGGGTTTACATACCGATGCCTTGAATCCAAGCCATTATTTTTTATGCTAAATGAAGGCACTTAAAAGACTAATTGCTTGCTGTGATTTGTTGCACATGAAAATTTTTAGGTCTGAGAAAACCTGGATGGATTCCTGTCTTATTGATCTGAAGGCTAATAATTAGATGTTTTGAGAAGATGCGCCAGTGGAGATTACCGGCAATCCAATATGGCACAGTTTCTGGGAACATTAGGTCATTGTGATTTCCACTCAGTCAACTCAGTGTCTTTTCCTTTCACAACATCTTTTAAGTTTGCAATAATACCCaattatctgttttttttaagcTTTTTACATGTCTGTATCATCCAATCCATGTCTGACTATAAATTGATATTGCAACAAAAGGTACAGACTTGTAATGCTAAGCTAACAACAATGTTCTGGCAAACGTTTCTGTGATACTCTTGTTTCCAGCTACGCTGCATAATGAACATTTCAAATCATTTTGTCAGCTACATGCTTCCATTGGTGTTAATGTTACAAGTCAGCAGGTTAGCAAAGCAAGAAAAAAATATGACTGTAACATATTCTGTCAGTAAGGAAAATGACAACCAAAATGGTTAGCATTATTCTCCAGGCTTCAGTGATAGTAACGTGGAGGTGGTTTTCTGCCATTATCTCCAAGGAAGTTTTACAGTACAAAATGAAACAACAACATCATTGTAAACCCTGGGTTTTTAGGACTTACTTATTAGGATTTCACAATCAAAACAGCAACCTTTTTCCCAATGTTTAATACATCGATCTGTCTCCTCAATGACATTAAGTACAACTCAGCCATAAAAAGAAGGCCATCTGATCTGTTAAAAAAAAGTAAAGAGTAAAGAGTGAAACAAAAATACTAATTAATTCCACTATGTCCATCAGTTCTGGCCAGACGGTCTTGATTTTCCACAGGAATCAAATGTTTCTGTTTGGCCAGCTGACGTCTCCCAAAAGGTCTGTAAAAATGACTTGAGGTTAATGCTAAGGTAACAGGAAAATCTGATAGGTAACGTTTCCAAGGAATTCTACTAACAGCACAGTGGAGAAAAACATTGTTGAGCATTTCTCAAGAATCTCAGATTACCAACCAGTCAGAGGAACTCTGCCACACGTTCCTGTGGGCAAACAAATACCATCCACATGCTTAGGGATCATGATTTTGGAAATAAATAAATCCACAGCCATGTGAAACTTCTAGAGATACGGATATAGCTACTGGTCTCAGCGACATTTTTAGAGATGCAGATATAGCTACTGAGCTCAGTGATGACTACAAGCAAAAGTGGAACTACAAAACACCTGGTCCTTTCACAATTCATGTGACAATTGTGTTTGTTTGATTTCCTTTCTCACTTCATAATCTTTTTCGCACATGTCTTTCTCTTTGTACTCCAAGACAGACCTCTCACATTATCTGCTCATCTTTCTTCTTCCTGGCGTTCGTTGACACAGTGGTTcttctccccctgttctcttGTAGCTCAATGTTCCCTGAGAGCCCTAGGTCTACCTTACTTCCATACCATGAGGGGTCTCTCCTCGCGCTTCTGCCAGGGACTCTTCTTGTTCCCCTCCTCGTCTTTATCATCGGCATCCTCCCCATCCTCGGGGCTGGTTGCTGAGTCCCTGCGTGTCACCTCGCtggtggaggtagtggtggtACTGCTCCGGGCGCTGTTATCCCGGCTGCGGCCCTTCCGGGGGAACGTGCCACCGCGGGGGGTCGTCTCTGGGGCTTCGTCCAGCAGAGGTGCCAGAGAATTGTCCTCTGGAGAGTACATGGCAGTGTGGCtctcgctgctgctgctgggggggTCTGTGGTGTCGATGCAAGGGAGTTTAGTATAGGTCTTCCCTGCGTGACCCTTCCTCTCAGCCGCCGCTGCAGCCTCTTTTGCTTCCTtggccttcctctcctcctttcccttccgCTGCTTTATGTTGGCTTCACGAGCGACGTCTACTCTGTTGTCATGATGACTCCCTGTggctcctccacctccccctcctccagggATGCTGAGAGATTCTCCCCCCAGCTCGATGTAGGAGTGACGAACCAGGGAATTGGAGCGACCATCCAGGGAGACGAACCAGGCCCGGGGATGCGGCTTCACCCCCAGCTCAAGAAGCTTCTTCTCCGTCAGCGCTTGCAGCTCTCCGTTCATCTGAGATATGGTGTTGTCATTGAACAGGACCGGGATGCGGACTGGAGCCGCGTTAGGGTCCGAGGCCCAGTTAGAGTGTCCCTCTGAGTCCTTCCTCTGCTGGCCTGGTTCTTCCCCATCCTCATCCTCCTGTTGATGATTCTGTTGTTGCTGGTTCTGTTGTTTCTGCTGCTGGTTCTGGTGTACCTGTCCCTGCTGCCTGGGAAGGGTCATGCTAACCTGTATTCCCTCCATGTCATGCTGCATCTGTTGCTGCCTCTCCAGGGCCTGCTCCACAGCCGACAGGTCCGACGACAGGCGCATGTAGTGGGCCGGGATGACCAGCGTGGGCACCACACTCCGGTACATGCTCTCCTTCATCTGATCCATGGAGTGGCAGAAGATGAGCTGGCCGGGCTGGGTGTTTAGAGAGTTGGGCCTGGCTAGGAGGTCCCCGGTCTGGGACGCTGAGTACTCTGGGGGCAGGCCAGAGTACTCCTGGTAGTGCCCAGCGAAGGGAGGCAGTAaaggtggtggagatggtggatCTGAGGAGTAACCCTGGTTGTCGTTGGCATTGTGATTTTGGTGGTTGTGGCGATGTCGAGGATCATGGGTATTATCCTCCACTGAGCTGAAGCTGCGGGTGTCGTTGCGGAGCAGCTGCTGAGGATCCAAGTTGTTAGTGTTAGTAGAGCGTGTTGTCACATTCATGGGAAAACTCTCACCACCGCCACGCCTGGTGATGTTGTCCGTGTTCACCTTGGAGTGCCGCCGGGCCTTTCCTGGGGGCGTGTGCCGGAAGAAATCCTCCCTGGAGCTGTGGAGATCCCGGGTGGAGGACAGGTCTGATTTGAGGGCGTCTGGGTCACCCCAGGTGGAGGAAGCTGTATCGATGTGGTCTGAGCTGATGAGGTTGAGGTGGGACATGGAGGTGCATTGATCTCTCTTGGAACCGTCCAGGCCGGAGGAGACATGCATCTTGCCGTGACGGTACTGTTGCCGCGGTTTCAGACATCTCCGCCTTAAACAAAACATAACAGAGAAGGGTAAAGGGAGAATGCAACCAAACACACCTTTTAACACCCTGTAAGACAGGAAATGAAACAACAAATAGAGTCCTGGAGTATCCAGtatccttttttatttttacatttgttttaccCAGCCCAGTAATAACAccacagggttggggtcaattccatttaaatacCAGTCAATCCAGAAAGTAGTTCCAAAATGTCCTTGTTGAAAAGCATAGAAGAGAATTGGCATTGGAATGACGATTTGTTGAGTAGCTAGTTCAAAACTAACGCTGGGTTGGAACAAAAATGTGCTACACTGGGATTGACTACTCTAGGACCTGAGTTGATACACGCTGTTGATACCAACCTGCAGTAGTAGAGCAGCAGACAGAGCAGCACCAGCACCAGCAGAGCCATGGAGCCCAGGATGGTCAGGAGGAAGACGGTGTGGTAGGTGGTGATGTCTCGCAGGCCCGTGGGGTTTAAAGCTGAGCCTGCAACATAGGGGTACACTGTAAAATATTTCCTGTCATTTTTATAGTAAATTACTGGCAGAACAGTAGCCTGTAGGTTACTGGAAATCTACAGTAAAATACAGGCCGCACACAAGCCAGTAAATTACTGTAGATTTCCAGGACCTCTACTGAAACACAAATTTACAAAATATTACTGTAACACCTGACTACAGCTACATGCTGTATTTCCCGAATTTACAGTGCATTACTGGAAGCATAGTAGTTAGTAAACTGTTGCACATTTACAGCGCAGGCTAGCGCCAACAAGTGAGTGCATTAACTAAGTTTGATTAAaaaacacatatcacagtcatagcaagtaaaacGTTTCTGTAACtgttactgagaatgttgttgtAGTTAAGGATACATTGGTCTTCTATTTGTAACAAGATACCTTTTGATGTATCTTTGCCCACCTCTGGTTACTGCCAATATTACGTTACTGTAATATTCACAGTAATTTGCTATCAGATTACTGTGAGTTACTGTAATATCAGTGCAACAGTACAATATTGTAAGAAAGTAAATGCTACTATAATCGTAAAATtggtattttactgtaattacatggGATTGGTGCAAGCAGGCTGGCTGCTAGGTGTGTGTATATTACAGCATATTTATGAATATtttgtgttttatatcacttgcacttctTGAGGCGTAAACAAAGGCTTCCAAACGGGCTGTGATTAAAGTATTGATGGGGATACTAAGCTTCTTGAAGTATTGAGGCTTTCCAGACAATTCTGTCAAAACAGGTTCATTGTTCAAGGCTTTGATCAACACAGCCTACTAGTGGCACCTGCTGGTCCAAATAATTCAGAACAGCCAAATAATATAGACGACGTCTTCTACCAAAACAGGTGGTTGTTCGACAAAATGAAGCTTCGGACGTTATGGATCACGTGCTTCTGCTAAAGAGATACAGGCACACTGCTTAGAAGTAAACTGCTTAGTGATTTCGACGCACATATTGGAGCGTCGGTATCAAGCATAACATCGCTAGATTACAGGGCAAAACAGACTTGGCAAAACACTCAACAGTAAAGGTTTAAGACTTACTGCCGCTCTGACCTGTCCCTATACACAT
This genomic stretch from Oncorhynchus clarkii lewisi isolate Uvic-CL-2024 chromosome 13, UVic_Ocla_1.0, whole genome shotgun sequence harbors:
- the LOC139364572 gene encoding protein FAM171A2-like, which translates into the protein MPTSKAVWMNGHLSGIDDVAVRMPPPHTSRLLFLFLFLGNLWEGLAKSISDQGALEVLIRVQVFDNSDLSPLAEAAVDVYGNQSTLASSKAGKDGVVMVTFLYRPGSWVIVTATKQGFVTNSAPWHASRIPLYATVSLYLLPQRPATLILYDDVVQILLGSPGVKNQPWIQLQRKAVALALNSTNPELSAVLTSAQSQYEIGGFPYPLGLESNATGANSSWVELTPVAAVNAQLFSRNGTGVQVWDPVHICIPLPLDTPLQTATSVPVWRFDDKTGLWVRKGTGYIKKGGAQLTWSFVANQLGYWLAAFPSTTGSALNPTGLRDITTYHTVFLLTILGSMALLVLVLLCLLLYYCRRRCLKPRQQYRHGKMHVSSGLDGSKRDQCTSMSHLNLISSDHIDTASSTWGDPDALKSDLSSTRDLHSSREDFFRHTPPGKARRHSKVNTDNITRRGGGESFPMNVTTRSTNTNNLDPQQLLRNDTRSFSSVEDNTHDPRHRHNHQNHNANDNQGYSSDPPSPPPLLPPFAGHYQEYSGLPPEYSASQTGDLLARPNSLNTQPGQLIFCHSMDQMKESMYRSVVPTLVIPAHYMRLSSDLSAVEQALERQQQMQHDMEGIQVSMTLPRQQGQVHQNQQQKQQNQQQQNHQQEDEDGEEPGQQRKDSEGHSNWASDPNAAPVRIPVLFNDNTISQMNGELQALTEKKLLELGVKPHPRAWFVSLDGRSNSLVRHSYIELGGESLSIPGGGGGGGATGSHHDNRVDVAREANIKQRKGKEERKAKEAKEAAAAAERKGHAGKTYTKLPCIDTTDPPSSSSESHTAMYSPEDNSLAPLLDEAPETTPRGGTFPRKGRSRDNSARSSTTTTSTSEVTRRDSATSPEDGEDADDKDEEGNKKSPWQKREERPLMVWK